The Candidatus Binataceae bacterium DNA segment CATGCGGGCCAGATTGCTGCGCACACCCGCATTCTCAGAGTCGTACCAACTGAGAATTTCCCTGACGCGCTTGGTCATAAAAATCTGTCTCCTTCGATCCGCCCAGCGGACGCGATGTGCTCAGCTCTCTTATAGCATTGCGCGGGCCGAATGTGCCGCGCCCAGTAGCGCGACATCCGGATTGGTGACCACCCGCACCTCGATTTGTTTAAGCATCGTGGCCAGCCGCCCCTTGCCGGTGAACCCGCGCATGAATTCGCCGCCCTGCAGGCCGCGCAGTATTTTCGGAGCAATTCCGCCACACAGAAACACTCCGCCGAGAGCCAGCACCTTGAGCGCCAAATTTCCCGCCTCCGCCCCGTACATAGCGCAAAACATCTCTACCGCGTGAGTGCATACGCTATCGCGCCCGCTGAGTCCCGCTTCGCTTATCATTTCTGCGGGGTCGCCCGCAGCCAGCGCCGTGCTAAGCCATTGCGGCTCGGGCGCGGAAATGCGGGCGCGCAGAAAACGATAGATATTGACCAGTCCCGCGCCGGAGAGCACCCGCTCCCAACTGACGTGCCCGAATTCGCGTTCGAGGAACCGCAGCAGCTCGATTTGTTCGTCGCCGACCGGAGCGAAACTAGAGTGGCCGCCCTCCGATGAAACTAGTTGATAGCGACCACCTTTGGCGGCAAGCAGCGCGGCTTCGCCCAGTCCGGTGCCGGCCGCAATCACCGCAATGTTCCCGTAGAGCAGACTCGCTCCGGGATTGATCACCACTGAATCGGATTCGGGCAAATGAATAACGCCCTGCGCAGTCGCGCCGAGGTCATTGATCAGCGTCACCGGAACCCCGCCCAAGGCGCTCGATATCGACTTGTCGGAAATCCCCCAGCGAATATTGCTCGGGGTCGCCGTGCCGCCGATTACCGGTCCGGGTACGCCAAAGCACGCGGCGGCAATTTCACCCGCACGAGCCGGGCCGAGGAATTCCGCGCAGATACTCTCCAGGGACGAGAATTGCGGGGTTGCAAAACGGGCCTCGCGTACCCGGACGAGGTGTCGATGATCCTCGGCAAAAATTCCGAGCAGGGTTTTGGTTCCCCCGACGTCGCCCGCGAGCACCAGCCGAGCCATGCGGTTTTCTCCTCCGGGCAGGCGGTTCAACGGGAATTTTACAGCCTGCGCTACCCCT contains these protein-coding regions:
- the glk gene encoding glucokinase, producing MARLVLAGDVGGTKTLLGIFAEDHRHLVRVREARFATPQFSSLESICAEFLGPARAGEIAAACFGVPGPVIGGTATPSNIRWGISDKSISSALGGVPVTLINDLGATAQGVIHLPESDSVVINPGASLLYGNIAVIAAGTGLGEAALLAAKGGRYQLVSSEGGHSSFAPVGDEQIELLRFLEREFGHVSWERVLSGAGLVNIYRFLRARISAPEPQWLSTALAAGDPAEMISEAGLSGRDSVCTHAVEMFCAMYGAEAGNLALKVLALGGVFLCGGIAPKILRGLQGGEFMRGFTGKGRLATMLKQIEVRVVTNPDVALLGAAHSARAML